The Archocentrus centrarchus isolate MPI-CPG fArcCen1 chromosome 12, fArcCen1, whole genome shotgun sequence genome includes a window with the following:
- the camsap1a gene encoding calmodulin-regulated spectrin-associated protein 1a isoform X1, translating into MDVEVSAGRDSTWRRATADDGDGGGGGGGGGMEAQVVPLELYDSARAKIDANLRWLFAKAYGIDHIPADLRDPFYTDQYEQEHIKPPIIRMLQSGELYCRVCGLILHAEEAASLQSHQSVIQALSRKGIYVLETDNTPVSDLDLSTSPIKMSSHIHLIDALMMAYTVEMISIEKVVSSVRRFSTFSASKELPYDLEDAMVFWINKVNIKLREIAEKECKMKQQLLESPSHQKPDILHALAHCLLEPVEFSRVVRYRRDHLSGRTLQHFPLLDDLLKDVCDGTALLAVIHFYCPELIRLEDICLKEVLSIGESVYNIQLLKEFSDEYLNRCFYLKPEDLLYSPLVLKNNVMVFIAELFWWFESVKPDFVQPRDFQEIRDLRLLLQPKSSRSYVPISNITKRSFLTSSHSADALATPTSPDLSINPSSTSPSHSLLPLRQRQQKVVEEATSDIRHRSNSLICPDGQHQGFKVAWPERRMRPLSQPVPYALHFAPEDDADSISLARSISKDSLASNIMSITPKHMLGAGLPQHRLSGQSLLSHMRIEDEEEEIEEEELVAVIHPSAFSRHQIGSDMEQDELEVQSAAPTAEVSNTRPPGLAADPFAMDRRGEGYYLEPLLPAVPKTAKEKSISLNKQEESGESCCRGAGTARNATASVPWTSQKKSPSVESKRKTFTPTFVVESVPGSLRQPIKESTVISLSEKKQSEGFFLHLSGDSDQHSPFSTECMPEAGHDSDSDIADLEEDEDGEDQMELTKEVVKGGRGRCSEEGDMAEFVEGESAKLREDMKVSEREDKEDCSGRSSPCPSTISWASSCSASGSASVKMTSFAERKLLKLGLRDGYSSTSSSQKTTPDGSDIAPYPPWQLRNDSTSGVLGKEPSTVMGKNMTVSSPVVPSELLQLHMQLEEQRRAIEYQKKKMETLSARQRLKLGKAAFLNIVKKGGGRSDTLPLPLKHSKESSELTSHRNKAKTQTCRDDSCLDALKVQAKGGQTEEGQVNTDNRLNTLSQDNGAEPDINDCSRSIDLLNEAISSIQQQIMQLSLQQNLLMKHSVVSPPDSLPSDPITTPDTKQTTSSTSDSRSYAVHFVDISGGDSVRTRRPPKLSSSQRSKASEQKQSKENSKSATVKKSNIHLPEFTEGEEMESSSESSRTERSLQRNTTFRVHDSTGEGTGRFTDKLKSQEPPVISSVTECSSQDEEQEENKAVKSGKEIASGEESARVKGQLIEVDLSELKDPLEDGNIDVTDCMAEGEQKNVLGFFFKDDEKAEDEMAKRRAAFLLKQQRKAEEARLRKLQQEAESELKRDEARRKAEEDRIRKEEEKARRELIKQEYLRRKQQALMEEQGLVKPRPRTKSRRNRPKSLHREESSSLSKGSTTRNSLKVSMLIKAQDSAAGCRGADLSCSHRGSTLSLATDADSVISGGAESNRAGSVCSMESFPLSRASSRNMERDWENGSIASSITSNEYTGPKLFKEPSSKSNKPIIINAIAHCCLAGKVNEVQKNVVLEELEKCESNHLIILFRDGGCQFRAIYAYSPDTEEIVKFSGTGPRTINRKMIDKLYKYSSDRKQFTVIPAKTVSVSVDALTIHNHLWQVKRPGSARRK; encoded by the exons ATCACATTCCTGCAGACCTGCGGGACCCCTTTTATACAGACCAGTATGAGCAGGAACACATCAAGCCCCCCATCATCCGCATGCTGCAGTCTGGAGAGCTCTACTGTCGTGTGTGTGGGCTTATCCTTCACGCTGAGGAGGCCGCCTCGCTTCAAAGCCACCAGTCTGTCATCCAGGCTCTGTCCAGGAAAGGCATCTATGTCCTGGAGACCGACAACACCCCAGTGTCTGACCTGGATCTCAGCACATCTCCCATCAAAATG AGCTCCCACATCCACCTCATTGATGCCCTAATGATGGCCTATACAGTGGAGATGATCAGCATAGAGAAGGTGGTGTCCAGTGTCAGGCGCTTTTCAACATTCAGTGCCTCAAAGGAGCTTCCTTATGACCTGGAAGACGCGATGGTGTTTTGGATCAACAAG GTGAACATAAAGTTGAGAGAGATCGCAGAAAAAGAGTGCAAAATGAAGCAACAACTGCTGGAGTCACCCAGTCATCAGaag CCTGACATATTGCATGCTCTGGCCCACTGCTTATTGGAACCTGTGGAGTTCTCTCGTGTG GTGCGTTACCGCAGAGATCACCTGTCAGGTCGGACACTCCAGCACTTTCCCTTGTTGGACGACCTGTTGAAAGATGTGTGTGATGGCACAGCTCTGCTGGCTGTAATCCACTTTTATTGCCCAGAACTCATTAGACTGGAAG ATATCTGTCTGAAGGAGGTTCTCTCTATCGGCGAAAGTGTTTACAATATCCAACTACTGAAGGAGTTTTCAGATGAGTATTTGAACAGATGCTTCTATCTGAAGCCTGAAGACCTGCTGTATTCCCCACTGGTACTAAAG AATAATGTGATGGTCTTCATTGCCGAGCTGTTCTGGTGGTTTGAGAGTGTGAAGCCAGACTTTGTACAGCCCCGGGACTTTCAGGAAATCAGAGATT TGagactgctgctgcagcctaAAAGTTCTCGATCCTATGTACCCATCTCCAACATCACTAAACGCAGTTTCCTGACATCATCACACTCAGCTGATGCCCTGGCCACGCCCACAAGCCCTGACCTCAG CATTAATCCAAGCTCTACAAGCCCATCTCACTCTCTACTGCCGCTGAGACAGAGACAACAGAAAGTGGTTGAGGAGGCCACGTCAG ACATAAGACATAGGTCCAACTCTCTGATATGTCCAGATGGGCAACATCAGGGCTTCAAAGTGGCCTGGCCAGAGAGAAGGATGAG GCCCTTATCCCAGCCTGTACCCTATGCCCTGCATTTTGCCCCAGAGGATGATGCAGACAGTATCAGCCTCGCTCGCTCCATTAGCAAAGACAGCTTAGCCTCTAATATAATGAGCATTACTCCTAAACACATGCTGGGTGCGGGTCTGCCTCAGCATAGACTTAGTGGTCAAAGCCTGCTTAGTCACATGCGCAtagaggatgaagaggaagaaataGAAGAGGAGGAACTAGTTGCTGTTATCCATCCTTCTGCATTTTCTCGACATCAGATTGGAAGTGACATGGAGCAGGATGAGTTGGAAGTACAGAGTGCAGCCCCCACCGCAGAAGTTTCTAATACCCGCCCTCCTGGTCTTGCCGCGGACCCTTTTGCTATGGACCGCAGAGGGGAGGGCTACTATCTGGAGCCTTTGTTGCCCGCTGTCCCTAAGACAGCCAAAGAGAAAAGCATCAGCCTCAACAAACAGGAGGAGAGTGGCGAGAGTTGCTGTAGAGGAGCAGGAACTGCAAGGAATGCAACTGCCAGTGTCCCGTGGACCTCACAGAAGAAATCCCCCAGTGTTGAGTCAAAGAGAAAAACCTTTACACCCACATTTGTGGTGGAATCAGTTCCTGGCTCTCTCAGGCAGCCGATCAAGGAGTCAACAGTCATCTCTCTgtctgaaaagaaacagtctgaaGGGTTTTTCCTTCATTTGTCAGGAGACTCAGACCAACACAGTCCTTTCTCCACAGAGTGCATGCCAGAGGCAGGGCACGACTCTGACTCTGACATTGCAGACTTGGAGGAAGATGAAGACGGAGAAGATCAGATGGAGTTGACAAAAGAGGTGgtgaagggagggaggggaagGTGCTCAGAAGAGGGTGACATGGCTGAATTTGTAGAGGGTGAGTCAGCCAAACTGAGAGAAGACATGAAGGTGAGTGAGCGGGAGGATAAGGAAGATTGCAGTGGACGCTCTAGCCCTTGCCCCAGTACCATATCTTGGGCGAGCAGCTGTAGTGCTTCAGGCAGCGCCAGTGTCAAGATGACCAGCTTCGCAGAGAGAAAGCTCCTTAAACTTGGTCTCCGTGACGGATACTCAAGTACCAGCAGCTCCCAAAAGACAACACCAGATGGCTCTGACATCGCCCCCTACCCTCCCTGGCAACTGAGGAATGATTCCACCTCAGGTGTGCTGGGGAAGGAACCGAGCACTGTGATGGGGAAGAATATGACAGTTAGCTCTCCAGTtgtgccttcagagctgctgcaacTTCACATGCAGCTAGAAGAGCAGAGACGTGCGATAGAGTATCAGAAGAAAAAGATGGAGACGCTATCAGCGAGGCAGAGATTAAAGCTTGGGAAAGCTgcattcttgaacattgttaaAAAGGGTGGAGGGCGGAGTGACACACTCCCTTTACCCCTGAAACACTCCAAGGAATCCTCAGAACTAACTTCTCACAGGAATAAAGCAAAGACCCAGACCTGTAGAGATGATTCTTGTCTTGATGCTTTAAAGGTTCAGGCAAAGGGAGGTCAAACAGAGGAAGGACAGGTGAACACAGACAACAGATTAAATACTCTATCCCAGGATAACGGGGCTGAACCTGATATAAATGATTGTTCCCGCTCCATAGATCTACTCAATGAAGCTATTAGTTCTATTCAGCAGCAGATTATGCAGCTCTCATTACAGCAAAATCTGCTGATGAAGCACAGTGTGGTCTCTCCTCCAGACTCTCTGCCATCAGACCCAATCACAACCCCTGACACAAAGCAAACAACATCCTCTACCTCAGACTCCAGATCTTATGCAGTTCACTTTGTGGATATCAGCGGCGGCGATTCTGTCAGAACTCGCCGCCCTCCCAAGCTTAGCTCCAGCCAACGCAGCAAAGCCTCAGAGCAGAAACAGAgtaaagaaaacagcaagaGTGCCACGGTCAAAAAATCAAACATCCATCTCCCAGAATTCACTGAAGGAGAGGAGATGGAGAGCAGCAGTGAGAGCTCTAGGACTGAGAGAAGCCTTCAGAGAAACACCACCTTCAGAGTCCATGATAGTACAGGAGAAGGAACGGGGCGCTTCACAGACAAACTCAAATCACAAGAACCACCAGTTATTTCCAGTGTGACTGAGTGTTCGTCACAGGATGAAGAACAAGAGGAGAACAAAGCCGTCAAGTCAGGGAAAGAGATTGCCAGTGGGGAGGAGAGTGCAAGGGTCAAGGGCCAGCTGATTGAGGTTGACTTGTCAGAGCTTAAGGATCCATTGGAGGATGGCAACATAGACGTTACAGACTGCATGGCAGAAGGCGAGCAGAAAAATGTGCTGGGCTTCTTCTTTAAG GATGATGAAAAGGCGGAGGACGAAATGGCGAAACGTCGTGCTGCCTTCCTCCTCAAACAGCAGCGCAAAGCTGAAGAGGCAAGACTTCGCAAACTGCAGCAAGAAGCTGAGAGTGAACTCAAGCGTGATGAGGCCCG GCGAAAAGCTGAAGAGGATCGCATTCggaaggaggaagaaaaggcaCGGAGAGAGCTAATTAAACAGGAATACCTACGGAGGAAGCAACAAGCCCTGATGGAAGAGCAGGGTCTTGTCAAACCCCGCCCACGTACCAAATCCCGCAGGAACAGGCCTAAATCCCTGCACCGTGAAGAGTCCAGCAGCCTCTCCAAAGGATCCACTACAC GTAATTCTCTGAAGGTTTCCATGTTGATCAAAGCCCAGGACTCTGCAGCAGGCTGCAGGGGAG CCGATCTGAGCTGCAGTCATCGAGGATCGACGCTCTCTTTGGCGACTGATGCAGACAGTGTCATCTCTGGAGGGGCAGAGTCAaacag gGCTGGATCTGTGTGCTCTATGGAGTCATTCCCCCTGAGCAGGGCCTCAAGCAGGAACATGGAGCGGGACTGGGAGAACGGCTCTATAGCCTCTTCCATCACTTCAAATGAGTACACTG GTCCTAAACTCTTCAAGGAACCAAGCTCCAAATCCAACAAGCCAATCATCATCAATGCCATCGCCCACTGCTGCCTGGCTGGAAAGGTTAATGAGGTCCAGAAGAATGTTGTCCTTGAG GAGCTAGAAAAGTGTGAGTCCAATCACCTGATCATCCTCTTCCGTGACGGTGGGTGCCAGTTTCGTGCCATTTACGCTTACTCTCCGGACACTGAGGAGATCGTCAAGTTTTCAGGCACAGGGCCACGCACCATCAACCGAAAGATGATCGACAAGCTCTATAAGTACAGCTCAGACCGCAAGCAGTTCACTGTCATCCCCGCCAAGACTGTGTCGGTCAGCGTGGACGCTCTGACCATCCACAATCACCTGTGGCAGGTCAAGAGACCAGGGAGTGCACGGAGAAAGTGA
- the camsap1a gene encoding calmodulin-regulated spectrin-associated protein 1a isoform X4, producing MDVEVSAGRDSTWRRATADDGDGGGGGGGGGMEAQVVPLELYDSARAKIDANLRWLFAKAYGIDHIPADLRDPFYTDQYEQEHIKPPIIRMLQSGELYCRVCGLILHAEEAASLQSHQSVIQALSRKGIYVLETDNTPVSDLDLSTSPIKMSSHIHLIDALMMAYTVEMISIEKVVSSVRRFSTFSASKELPYDLEDAMVFWINKVNIKLREIAEKECKMKQQLLESPSHQKVRYRRDHLSGRTLQHFPLLDDLLKDVCDGTALLAVIHFYCPELIRLEDICLKEVLSIGESVYNIQLLKEFSDEYLNRCFYLKPEDLLYSPLVLKNNVMVFIAELFWWFESVKPDFVQPRDFQEIRDLRLLLQPKSSRSYVPISNITKRSFLTSSHSADALATPTSPDLSINPSSTSPSHSLLPLRQRQQKVVEEATSDIRHRSNSLICPDGQHQGFKVAWPERRMRPLSQPVPYALHFAPEDDADSISLARSISKDSLASNIMSITPKHMLGAGLPQHRLSGQSLLSHMRIEDEEEEIEEEELVAVIHPSAFSRHQIGSDMEQDELEVQSAAPTAEVSNTRPPGLAADPFAMDRRGEGYYLEPLLPAVPKTAKEKSISLNKQEESGESCCRGAGTARNATASVPWTSQKKSPSVESKRKTFTPTFVVESVPGSLRQPIKESTVISLSEKKQSEGFFLHLSGDSDQHSPFSTECMPEAGHDSDSDIADLEEDEDGEDQMELTKEVVKGGRGRCSEEGDMAEFVEGESAKLREDMKVSEREDKEDCSGRSSPCPSTISWASSCSASGSASVKMTSFAERKLLKLGLRDGYSSTSSSQKTTPDGSDIAPYPPWQLRNDSTSGVLGKEPSTVMGKNMTVSSPVVPSELLQLHMQLEEQRRAIEYQKKKMETLSARQRLKLGKAAFLNIVKKGGGRSDTLPLPLKHSKESSELTSHRNKAKTQTCRDDSCLDALKVQAKGGQTEEGQVNTDNRLNTLSQDNGAEPDINDCSRSIDLLNEAISSIQQQIMQLSLQQNLLMKHSVVSPPDSLPSDPITTPDTKQTTSSTSDSRSYAVHFVDISGGDSVRTRRPPKLSSSQRSKASEQKQSKENSKSATVKKSNIHLPEFTEGEEMESSSESSRTERSLQRNTTFRVHDSTGEGTGRFTDKLKSQEPPVISSVTECSSQDEEQEENKAVKSGKEIASGEESARVKGQLIEVDLSELKDPLEDGNIDVTDCMAEGEQKNVLGFFFKDDEKAEDEMAKRRAAFLLKQQRKAEEARLRKLQQEAESELKRDEARRKAEEDRIRKEEEKARRELIKQEYLRRKQQALMEEQGLVKPRPRTKSRRNRPKSLHREESSSLSKGSTTPDLSCSHRGSTLSLATDADSVISGGAESNRAGSVCSMESFPLSRASSRNMERDWENGSIASSITSNEYTGPKLFKEPSSKSNKPIIINAIAHCCLAGKVNEVQKNVVLEELEKCESNHLIILFRDGGCQFRAIYAYSPDTEEIVKFSGTGPRTINRKMIDKLYKYSSDRKQFTVIPAKTVSVSVDALTIHNHLWQVKRPGSARRK from the exons ATCACATTCCTGCAGACCTGCGGGACCCCTTTTATACAGACCAGTATGAGCAGGAACACATCAAGCCCCCCATCATCCGCATGCTGCAGTCTGGAGAGCTCTACTGTCGTGTGTGTGGGCTTATCCTTCACGCTGAGGAGGCCGCCTCGCTTCAAAGCCACCAGTCTGTCATCCAGGCTCTGTCCAGGAAAGGCATCTATGTCCTGGAGACCGACAACACCCCAGTGTCTGACCTGGATCTCAGCACATCTCCCATCAAAATG AGCTCCCACATCCACCTCATTGATGCCCTAATGATGGCCTATACAGTGGAGATGATCAGCATAGAGAAGGTGGTGTCCAGTGTCAGGCGCTTTTCAACATTCAGTGCCTCAAAGGAGCTTCCTTATGACCTGGAAGACGCGATGGTGTTTTGGATCAACAAG GTGAACATAAAGTTGAGAGAGATCGCAGAAAAAGAGTGCAAAATGAAGCAACAACTGCTGGAGTCACCCAGTCATCAGaag GTGCGTTACCGCAGAGATCACCTGTCAGGTCGGACACTCCAGCACTTTCCCTTGTTGGACGACCTGTTGAAAGATGTGTGTGATGGCACAGCTCTGCTGGCTGTAATCCACTTTTATTGCCCAGAACTCATTAGACTGGAAG ATATCTGTCTGAAGGAGGTTCTCTCTATCGGCGAAAGTGTTTACAATATCCAACTACTGAAGGAGTTTTCAGATGAGTATTTGAACAGATGCTTCTATCTGAAGCCTGAAGACCTGCTGTATTCCCCACTGGTACTAAAG AATAATGTGATGGTCTTCATTGCCGAGCTGTTCTGGTGGTTTGAGAGTGTGAAGCCAGACTTTGTACAGCCCCGGGACTTTCAGGAAATCAGAGATT TGagactgctgctgcagcctaAAAGTTCTCGATCCTATGTACCCATCTCCAACATCACTAAACGCAGTTTCCTGACATCATCACACTCAGCTGATGCCCTGGCCACGCCCACAAGCCCTGACCTCAG CATTAATCCAAGCTCTACAAGCCCATCTCACTCTCTACTGCCGCTGAGACAGAGACAACAGAAAGTGGTTGAGGAGGCCACGTCAG ACATAAGACATAGGTCCAACTCTCTGATATGTCCAGATGGGCAACATCAGGGCTTCAAAGTGGCCTGGCCAGAGAGAAGGATGAG GCCCTTATCCCAGCCTGTACCCTATGCCCTGCATTTTGCCCCAGAGGATGATGCAGACAGTATCAGCCTCGCTCGCTCCATTAGCAAAGACAGCTTAGCCTCTAATATAATGAGCATTACTCCTAAACACATGCTGGGTGCGGGTCTGCCTCAGCATAGACTTAGTGGTCAAAGCCTGCTTAGTCACATGCGCAtagaggatgaagaggaagaaataGAAGAGGAGGAACTAGTTGCTGTTATCCATCCTTCTGCATTTTCTCGACATCAGATTGGAAGTGACATGGAGCAGGATGAGTTGGAAGTACAGAGTGCAGCCCCCACCGCAGAAGTTTCTAATACCCGCCCTCCTGGTCTTGCCGCGGACCCTTTTGCTATGGACCGCAGAGGGGAGGGCTACTATCTGGAGCCTTTGTTGCCCGCTGTCCCTAAGACAGCCAAAGAGAAAAGCATCAGCCTCAACAAACAGGAGGAGAGTGGCGAGAGTTGCTGTAGAGGAGCAGGAACTGCAAGGAATGCAACTGCCAGTGTCCCGTGGACCTCACAGAAGAAATCCCCCAGTGTTGAGTCAAAGAGAAAAACCTTTACACCCACATTTGTGGTGGAATCAGTTCCTGGCTCTCTCAGGCAGCCGATCAAGGAGTCAACAGTCATCTCTCTgtctgaaaagaaacagtctgaaGGGTTTTTCCTTCATTTGTCAGGAGACTCAGACCAACACAGTCCTTTCTCCACAGAGTGCATGCCAGAGGCAGGGCACGACTCTGACTCTGACATTGCAGACTTGGAGGAAGATGAAGACGGAGAAGATCAGATGGAGTTGACAAAAGAGGTGgtgaagggagggaggggaagGTGCTCAGAAGAGGGTGACATGGCTGAATTTGTAGAGGGTGAGTCAGCCAAACTGAGAGAAGACATGAAGGTGAGTGAGCGGGAGGATAAGGAAGATTGCAGTGGACGCTCTAGCCCTTGCCCCAGTACCATATCTTGGGCGAGCAGCTGTAGTGCTTCAGGCAGCGCCAGTGTCAAGATGACCAGCTTCGCAGAGAGAAAGCTCCTTAAACTTGGTCTCCGTGACGGATACTCAAGTACCAGCAGCTCCCAAAAGACAACACCAGATGGCTCTGACATCGCCCCCTACCCTCCCTGGCAACTGAGGAATGATTCCACCTCAGGTGTGCTGGGGAAGGAACCGAGCACTGTGATGGGGAAGAATATGACAGTTAGCTCTCCAGTtgtgccttcagagctgctgcaacTTCACATGCAGCTAGAAGAGCAGAGACGTGCGATAGAGTATCAGAAGAAAAAGATGGAGACGCTATCAGCGAGGCAGAGATTAAAGCTTGGGAAAGCTgcattcttgaacattgttaaAAAGGGTGGAGGGCGGAGTGACACACTCCCTTTACCCCTGAAACACTCCAAGGAATCCTCAGAACTAACTTCTCACAGGAATAAAGCAAAGACCCAGACCTGTAGAGATGATTCTTGTCTTGATGCTTTAAAGGTTCAGGCAAAGGGAGGTCAAACAGAGGAAGGACAGGTGAACACAGACAACAGATTAAATACTCTATCCCAGGATAACGGGGCTGAACCTGATATAAATGATTGTTCCCGCTCCATAGATCTACTCAATGAAGCTATTAGTTCTATTCAGCAGCAGATTATGCAGCTCTCATTACAGCAAAATCTGCTGATGAAGCACAGTGTGGTCTCTCCTCCAGACTCTCTGCCATCAGACCCAATCACAACCCCTGACACAAAGCAAACAACATCCTCTACCTCAGACTCCAGATCTTATGCAGTTCACTTTGTGGATATCAGCGGCGGCGATTCTGTCAGAACTCGCCGCCCTCCCAAGCTTAGCTCCAGCCAACGCAGCAAAGCCTCAGAGCAGAAACAGAgtaaagaaaacagcaagaGTGCCACGGTCAAAAAATCAAACATCCATCTCCCAGAATTCACTGAAGGAGAGGAGATGGAGAGCAGCAGTGAGAGCTCTAGGACTGAGAGAAGCCTTCAGAGAAACACCACCTTCAGAGTCCATGATAGTACAGGAGAAGGAACGGGGCGCTTCACAGACAAACTCAAATCACAAGAACCACCAGTTATTTCCAGTGTGACTGAGTGTTCGTCACAGGATGAAGAACAAGAGGAGAACAAAGCCGTCAAGTCAGGGAAAGAGATTGCCAGTGGGGAGGAGAGTGCAAGGGTCAAGGGCCAGCTGATTGAGGTTGACTTGTCAGAGCTTAAGGATCCATTGGAGGATGGCAACATAGACGTTACAGACTGCATGGCAGAAGGCGAGCAGAAAAATGTGCTGGGCTTCTTCTTTAAG GATGATGAAAAGGCGGAGGACGAAATGGCGAAACGTCGTGCTGCCTTCCTCCTCAAACAGCAGCGCAAAGCTGAAGAGGCAAGACTTCGCAAACTGCAGCAAGAAGCTGAGAGTGAACTCAAGCGTGATGAGGCCCG GCGAAAAGCTGAAGAGGATCGCATTCggaaggaggaagaaaaggcaCGGAGAGAGCTAATTAAACAGGAATACCTACGGAGGAAGCAACAAGCCCTGATGGAAGAGCAGGGTCTTGTCAAACCCCGCCCACGTACCAAATCCCGCAGGAACAGGCCTAAATCCCTGCACCGTGAAGAGTCCAGCAGCCTCTCCAAAGGATCCACTACAC CCGATCTGAGCTGCAGTCATCGAGGATCGACGCTCTCTTTGGCGACTGATGCAGACAGTGTCATCTCTGGAGGGGCAGAGTCAaacag gGCTGGATCTGTGTGCTCTATGGAGTCATTCCCCCTGAGCAGGGCCTCAAGCAGGAACATGGAGCGGGACTGGGAGAACGGCTCTATAGCCTCTTCCATCACTTCAAATGAGTACACTG GTCCTAAACTCTTCAAGGAACCAAGCTCCAAATCCAACAAGCCAATCATCATCAATGCCATCGCCCACTGCTGCCTGGCTGGAAAGGTTAATGAGGTCCAGAAGAATGTTGTCCTTGAG GAGCTAGAAAAGTGTGAGTCCAATCACCTGATCATCCTCTTCCGTGACGGTGGGTGCCAGTTTCGTGCCATTTACGCTTACTCTCCGGACACTGAGGAGATCGTCAAGTTTTCAGGCACAGGGCCACGCACCATCAACCGAAAGATGATCGACAAGCTCTATAAGTACAGCTCAGACCGCAAGCAGTTCACTGTCATCCCCGCCAAGACTGTGTCGGTCAGCGTGGACGCTCTGACCATCCACAATCACCTGTGGCAGGTCAAGAGACCAGGGAGTGCACGGAGAAAGTGA